A single window of Paenibacillus sp. SYP-B4298 DNA harbors:
- a CDS encoding CBS domain-containing protein, with amino-acid sequence MKTVKEIMTTDCITATPQDNLYELAVMMKNNDIGFVPIVEGKKLMGVVTDRDLVIRGLAEKHAGSTEVAKVISSEVQTIAPEASVDEASEVMARHQIRRLPVVENGDLLGIVAIGDMAVRDIFADEAGEALSRISEQDQPSSYH; translated from the coding sequence ATGAAGACGGTCAAGGAAATCATGACAACCGATTGTATTACTGCCACGCCGCAGGATAATCTGTATGAGCTTGCTGTCATGATGAAAAACAATGACATCGGCTTTGTGCCGATCGTCGAAGGCAAAAAACTGATGGGGGTCGTCACGGACCGCGATCTGGTCATTCGGGGCTTGGCGGAGAAGCATGCCGGATCGACAGAGGTGGCCAAGGTCATCTCCAGCGAGGTTCAGACGATTGCCCCTGAGGCATCGGTGGACGAGGCGTCGGAGGTTATGGCGCGCCATCAGATTCGGCGTCTGCCGGTCGTAGAGAACGGCGATCTGCTGGGTATTGTCGCTATCGGCGACATGGCTGTTCGCGACATCTTCGCTGATGAGGCGGGGGAGGCGCTCAGCCGTATCTCGGAGCAGGATCAGCCCTCGTCGTACCACTGA
- a CDS encoding amidohydrolase: protein MTIQLQDVRNMQSLYADMIDWRRYLHRHPEVSFEEKHTSGYIARQLEEMGAEVTEGIGGHGVVALIRGSLPGPVVALRADIDALPIQDRKQTEYASTVPGVMHACGHDAHTATLLGIARYYMNTRGTLAGARKLIFQPAEEVCPGGASAMIAEGVLNDVEAIYGVHLWTPMAAGIVATKAGPLMAAPDEFTIDIKGRGGHGGLPHETVDAIVIGSALVGALQTVISRSVNPLEPAVLSIGSFQAGSTGNVIAEQAQLRGTVRTFSPQTRTLIRQRMEELIASVCAMHGGEGTLDYREGYPPVVNDEREVERFFKVGAGLLPLEQVQESGLIMAGEDFSYYLQQRRGCFMFVGAGNPDKGAFYPHHHPMFDIDEDAMLVAANLLIGMAEDYTQSKDV from the coding sequence ATGACCATACAGCTACAGGATGTCAGAAACATGCAAAGCCTCTATGCGGACATGATTGATTGGCGCAGATATTTGCACCGCCATCCAGAGGTTTCTTTTGAGGAGAAGCATACCTCAGGCTATATAGCCCGCCAGTTAGAGGAGATGGGCGCGGAGGTAACAGAGGGCATCGGCGGACACGGTGTAGTTGCGTTGATTCGCGGGAGCTTGCCTGGACCGGTTGTTGCGCTGCGGGCGGACATTGACGCCCTGCCGATCCAGGATCGCAAGCAGACGGAATATGCTTCGACGGTACCCGGTGTCATGCATGCCTGCGGGCATGATGCGCATACCGCCACCTTGCTGGGCATTGCCAGATATTACATGAACACCAGGGGCACGCTGGCCGGGGCGCGCAAGCTGATCTTTCAGCCGGCAGAGGAGGTTTGTCCAGGCGGGGCGTCAGCGATGATCGCTGAAGGTGTGCTGAACGACGTGGAGGCGATCTACGGTGTTCATCTATGGACGCCGATGGCAGCAGGCATCGTAGCGACGAAGGCCGGGCCGCTCATGGCGGCGCCGGACGAGTTCACGATCGACATCAAAGGACGCGGCGGACACGGTGGACTGCCTCATGAGACGGTGGACGCGATCGTGATCGGCAGCGCGCTGGTCGGAGCGCTGCAGACGGTGATCAGCCGCAGCGTCAATCCACTGGAGCCGGCTGTGCTGTCAATTGGCTCGTTCCAGGCTGGAAGCACAGGCAATGTGATTGCAGAGCAAGCGCAGTTGCGCGGCACGGTGCGCACCTTCTCCCCGCAGACAAGAACGCTGATCCGCCAGCGGATGGAAGAACTGATCGCAAGTGTGTGCGCGATGCACGGCGGTGAAGGGACACTCGATTACAGAGAGGGCTATCCGCCGGTCGTCAATGACGAGCGCGAGGTGGAGCGGTTCTTCAAGGTAGGAGCTGGCCTGTTGCCACTGGAGCAGGTACAGGAGTCGGGGCTGATCATGGCTGGAGAGGATTTTTCCTATTATTTGCAGCAACGCCGGGGCTGCTTCATGTTCGTAGGGGCGGGCAATCCGGACAAGGGGGCGTTCTATCCGCATCATCACCCGATGTTCGATATTGACGAGGATGCGATGCTGGTCGCTGCTAATCTGCTTATCGGTATGGCGGAGGATTACACCCAGAGCAAGGATGTATAA
- a CDS encoding YugN family protein: MIIENTGLNGLTSELAHLDESAEKLGFVRWQWDYYRATYDLKLEDRANQNEYFLRVSTRAVEGKLEQPYAVLKVEAAYIGRATFPHGLDYESPVPQQILNTATQRLQELKKLLA; this comes from the coding sequence TTGATTATTGAAAATACCGGTCTTAACGGCTTGACCAGCGAGCTGGCTCATCTCGATGAATCTGCTGAGAAGCTCGGCTTTGTGCGGTGGCAATGGGATTATTACCGTGCTACATACGATCTGAAGCTGGAGGACCGTGCCAACCAAAATGAATATTTCCTGCGCGTCAGCACCCGTGCTGTAGAAGGCAAGCTGGAGCAGCCTTACGCCGTCCTGAAGGTCGAAGCTGCCTATATCGGACGGGCTACGTTCCCGCATGGCCTGGATTATGAGTCTCCAGTGCCACAGCAAATTTTGAATACAGCAACACAACGCTTGCAGGAACTCAAGAAGCTTCTTGCATAA
- the ftsW gene encoding putative lipid II flippase FtsW, translating to MKKKQEQARGRPDFLLLILTLLLVGFGLVMVFSASSNIAVVSDKFGRDAFYFVKRQLLFAGVGTIGLFLLMNISYERYKKLFFLYFIFVIILLILVPIVGVERNGAKSWLGIGTFGIQPTEFAKLAIILYLGRLITKKGEKFRDFKRGLLPVYVIVGLVCSLIMLQPDLGSCLILAMCAGIMIIAGGSNLKQVFYSGIMISLVVALAVSISITVAPEKWGYRIDRFTSFLHPLENYKTSGYHLSHSLFALGHGGFSGAGFGAGVQKLHYLPYPYNDFIFAVIAEELGFIGSLLFLACYLLFIWRGLIIALRCPDLYGTVVGTGVISLIAIQAIINIGGVTGIMPITGVPLPLISYGGSSLLVTLASVGILLSISRISHPKETTNPRTR from the coding sequence ATGAAGAAAAAGCAGGAGCAGGCTCGGGGCAGGCCGGATTTTTTGCTGTTGATCTTGACGCTTTTACTGGTCGGCTTCGGCCTGGTCATGGTCTTCAGCGCCAGCTCCAATATTGCTGTTGTATCGGATAAGTTTGGACGCGACGCATTTTATTTTGTGAAAAGGCAGCTTCTCTTTGCTGGCGTAGGCACCATCGGGCTGTTCCTGTTGATGAACATTTCGTATGAACGCTACAAAAAGCTGTTTTTTCTCTATTTTATTTTCGTGATCATCCTGCTCATCCTCGTTCCGATTGTCGGGGTGGAGCGCAACGGGGCCAAGAGCTGGCTAGGCATCGGCACCTTCGGCATTCAGCCGACAGAATTCGCCAAGCTGGCCATCATCTTGTATCTGGGTCGACTCATTACGAAGAAGGGCGAGAAGTTTCGCGATTTCAAGCGCGGACTTCTCCCCGTCTATGTCATCGTCGGATTAGTCTGCTCCCTCATCATGCTCCAGCCCGACCTCGGCTCCTGCCTCATCCTGGCGATGTGCGCCGGTATTATGATTATCGCGGGCGGCTCCAACCTGAAGCAGGTCTTTTATTCGGGCATTATGATCAGCCTGGTGGTGGCGCTGGCCGTCAGCATCTCTATAACCGTCGCCCCTGAGAAATGGGGATATCGGATCGACCGCTTCACATCGTTTTTGCATCCGCTAGAAAATTATAAGACAAGCGGCTATCATTTGTCTCACTCCCTGTTCGCACTAGGTCACGGCGGCTTTTCCGGTGCCGGCTTCGGGGCGGGTGTGCAGAAGCTGCACTATTTGCCTTATCCTTATAATGACTTCATCTTTGCTGTCATCGCCGAGGAACTAGGCTTCATCGGTAGTCTGCTGTTCCTGGCCTGCTATTTGCTGTTCATATGGAGAGGTCTCATTATTGCACTGCGCTGCCCGGACCTCTATGGTACGGTGGTCGGTACGGGCGTCATTAGTTTGATCGCCATTCAGGCCATCATCAATATCGGCGGGGTAACCGGCATCATGCCGATTACGGGCGTACCGCTGCCGTTAATCAGCTATGGGGGCTCATCGCTGCTGGTCACATTGGCGAGCGTGGGCATATTGCTGAGCATATCACGCATATCCCACCCCAAGGAGACGACGAATCCACGCACTCGGTAA
- a CDS encoding Asp23/Gls24 family envelope stress response protein, translated as MTEDINTGVIRISDDVVSTIAGLAALETPGVAAMSGGISEGLAKRLSGRNVQKGVSVEVGQLEAAIDLRIIVQYGIPIQEVCRVLQGNVREAVENMTGLNVVEVNVKVEGVIFKDEEQQSEELPHRVK; from the coding sequence ATGACCGAAGATATTAATACAGGTGTTATTAGAATTTCTGATGATGTTGTTTCTACTATCGCTGGGCTTGCAGCGCTGGAAACACCAGGCGTTGCAGCCATGTCAGGCGGCATCTCGGAGGGCTTGGCCAAACGTCTGAGCGGCAGAAACGTTCAAAAGGGCGTATCGGTAGAGGTCGGCCAGTTGGAGGCCGCTATTGATCTGAGGATTATCGTACAGTATGGCATCCCCATTCAGGAGGTATGTCGTGTTCTCCAAGGGAATGTGCGCGAGGCCGTTGAGAATATGACAGGCTTGAATGTCGTCGAGGTGAATGTGAAGGTAGAGGGCGTCATCTTCAAGGATGAGGAGCAGCAGTCGGAGGAATTACCTCATCGGGTCAAATAA
- the cax gene encoding calcium/proton exchanger produces the protein MRKYGFYIALVASFLLSGIAHYANWSMLLQFGFSALAILFVAGFLGKATESVAHYAGQRLGGFLNATFGNAAELIIAIFLVKEGLFDMVKASLTGAIIGNLLLVLGLSVLLGGLKYKQQHFNVHVAGHNSTLMIMAVIGLFIPAVFVKAEHFSIEKDHLLSLSIAGILIVSYILWLIFSMITHKDLLADEENASDHGEEPAWSKRVSILFLVLATVMVALVSEWLVGTLDSFSERFGLSELFIGAFVIAIIGNAAEHSAAVMLAMKNKIGAAVEIAIGSSLQIALFVAPVLILVSALFGQTMDILFTPIELTAIAVSVFIAKSISKDGSTNWYEGVLLLMVYVILGIAFYLV, from the coding sequence TTGAGAAAATATGGATTTTATATCGCCCTTGTGGCCAGCTTTCTGCTGAGCGGCATCGCTCACTATGCCAACTGGAGCATGCTGCTGCAGTTTGGATTCTCTGCGCTCGCCATTCTATTTGTAGCGGGCTTCCTGGGGAAAGCGACGGAGAGCGTTGCGCATTACGCCGGACAACGGCTCGGCGGCTTTCTGAACGCAACCTTCGGCAATGCCGCCGAGCTGATCATCGCCATCTTTCTCGTTAAGGAAGGTCTGTTCGATATGGTCAAGGCCAGTCTCACTGGCGCCATCATCGGCAATCTCCTGCTTGTGCTTGGCCTGAGCGTGCTGCTTGGCGGCCTGAAGTACAAGCAGCAGCATTTCAATGTGCACGTTGCCGGACACAACTCCACGCTCATGATCATGGCGGTGATTGGACTGTTCATCCCGGCGGTATTCGTCAAGGCCGAGCATTTCTCCATTGAGAAGGATCATCTGCTCAGCCTCTCCATCGCTGGCATTCTGATCGTCTCTTACATTCTCTGGCTGATCTTCTCGATGATTACGCACAAGGATCTGCTTGCCGATGAGGAGAACGCTTCAGACCATGGAGAGGAGCCCGCCTGGTCGAAGCGCGTATCGATCCTGTTCCTTGTCCTGGCTACGGTCATGGTTGCACTGGTCAGTGAATGGCTCGTGGGGACACTGGACTCGTTCTCGGAGCGCTTTGGACTATCGGAGCTGTTCATCGGCGCCTTCGTCATTGCCATCATCGGCAATGCTGCCGAGCATAGCGCGGCAGTCATGCTTGCCATGAAGAACAAGATTGGCGCTGCGGTGGAGATCGCGATCGGGAGCAGCCTGCAGATTGCCCTGTTTGTTGCGCCCGTGCTCATCCTGGTGAGCGCATTGTTTGGTCAGACGATGGACATCCTGTTCACGCCGATCGAGCTGACAGCGATTGCGGTATCTGTCTTCATCGCCAAGTCCATCTCCAAGGACGGCTCAACGAACTGGTATGAAGGGGTATTGCTGCTGATGGTCTATGTCATTCTCGGCATCGCGTTTTATCTCGTATAG
- a CDS encoding YlaN family protein, whose amino-acid sequence MSSSDVMVHMHQRALQLLQEDANKIELLIEVQMENLATRKCPLYEEVLDTQMYGFSREVDFAVRAGLIDEYAGKQILSKLERNLAQLYEALDLKEKE is encoded by the coding sequence ATGTCTTCATCGGATGTAATGGTGCATATGCATCAAAGGGCGCTACAGCTTCTCCAGGAGGATGCCAACAAAATCGAACTGTTGATTGAGGTTCAGATGGAGAATCTTGCTACCCGCAAATGCCCGCTCTATGAGGAAGTGCTGGATACGCAGATGTATGGCTTTTCTCGCGAGGTTGATTTTGCGGTGCGCGCCGGCTTGATCGATGAATACGCAGGCAAGCAGATTTTAAGCAAGCTGGAAAGAAATTTAGCGCAGTTGTATGAAGCGTTGGATCTTAAAGAAAAAGAGTAG
- a CDS encoding HPr family phosphocarrier protein yields MSNNAAIVDISQTANRFRSSIVLQAENKYIDVKSILGLFTTLVSGHSYELHVHGADAEEAKAAMAEVFAKHSLNIKVVNE; encoded by the coding sequence ATGTCCAATAACGCAGCAATCGTAGACATTTCCCAAACCGCTAACCGTTTTAGGTCTTCCATCGTTCTCCAGGCGGAGAATAAGTACATCGATGTGAAAAGCATCCTAGGACTGTTCACGACGCTGGTTAGCGGGCATTCCTACGAGCTTCATGTCCACGGCGCGGATGCGGAAGAAGCCAAGGCTGCCATGGCTGAAGTTTTTGCGAAGCATAGCCTGAACATTAAAGTTGTCAACGAATAG
- a CDS encoding aminopeptidase: protein MRDPRLQKLAENLVGYSIDVQPGDNVLIEMFGSESELVKCLIEEVARRGGRPFVETTDLSVMRSLLTHSTREQLELWTQLDLNRMKQMQGYIAIRAGDNASELSDVPKDKLRLYEQLYRHPVHLEQRVKHTKWVILRYPNSSMAQLANQSTEAFEDFYFKVCNLDYARMEKAMEPLKALMERTDKVRIVSPGTDLSFSIRGIGAKLCSGHRNIPDGEVFSAPIRDSVEGVITYNTPTVYSGITFENIAFTFEKGRIVQATSSNSERLNEILDTDEGARYIGEFSLGFNPHILHPMKDTLFDEKIAGSLHFTPGQAYEQTDNGNRSSIHWDLVLIQRPEYGGGEVYFDDVLIRKDGRFVIPELEQLNPEHLT from the coding sequence ATGAGAGATCCCAGACTGCAAAAGCTGGCTGAGAATCTGGTTGGCTACTCTATCGATGTTCAGCCCGGCGATAATGTGCTCATCGAAATGTTCGGTTCGGAGAGCGAGCTGGTGAAATGTCTGATCGAGGAGGTTGCTAGGCGCGGCGGTCGGCCGTTTGTGGAGACGACGGATCTGTCTGTAATGCGCTCGCTCCTTACACATTCTACCCGCGAGCAGTTGGAGCTGTGGACTCAGCTTGATCTGAACCGGATGAAGCAGATGCAGGGCTATATTGCGATCCGCGCTGGAGATAATGCCAGCGAGCTCTCCGATGTGCCCAAGGACAAGCTGCGTCTGTATGAGCAGTTGTATCGTCACCCCGTTCATCTGGAGCAGCGGGTGAAGCATACGAAGTGGGTCATCCTGCGCTACCCGAATAGCTCGATGGCACAGCTAGCCAACCAAAGCACCGAGGCGTTCGAGGATTTTTATTTTAAGGTGTGCAACCTGGATTATGCTCGCATGGAGAAGGCCATGGAGCCGCTCAAGGCTCTAATGGAGCGAACGGACAAGGTACGGATCGTCTCACCGGGCACAGACCTGTCGTTCTCGATTCGCGGGATTGGCGCCAAGCTATGCTCCGGGCATCGCAATATCCCGGATGGCGAGGTTTTTAGTGCGCCAATCAGGGATTCAGTCGAAGGCGTAATTACATACAATACGCCTACGGTATATTCAGGCATTACCTTCGAGAATATTGCGTTTACCTTCGAGAAGGGGCGGATTGTACAGGCGACGAGCAGCAACAGCGAACGGCTGAACGAGATTCTGGACACTGACGAGGGTGCTCGTTACATCGGGGAATTCAGCCTTGGCTTTAACCCGCATATTTTGCATCCGATGAAGGATACGCTCTTCGATGAGAAGATCGCGGGAAGCCTGCACTTCACGCCGGGTCAGGCTTATGAGCAGACGGATAACGGCAATCGTTCATCGATTCATTGGGATCTGGTGCTCATCCAGCGACCAGAGTACGGCGGCGGCGAGGTGTACTTTGACGATGTGCTGATCCGCAAGGATGGGCGGTTCGTCATTCCTGAGCTAGAGCAGCTCAATCCAGAGCATTTGACATAA
- a CDS encoding sensor domain-containing diguanylate cyclase, with protein sequence MAEEIRPHDGETFVLNSPLHDSCSYAGLDDRSEALGPDLLKESFQQWSTEIPGLGGNYVTVLFDGNGAEVSQLNGEDTEASYYGEALKEQLRAIVQEAQDSGTLQQQWQPFELGVIIVNTCLRAVPIRLRSTGRSIAVLGMIQWGSKVLRAEELVAAARHFRSCLFHRLEHMYIQQLMLEQQQSMKEAQRREALLLATKRLHDQINVTSVLNEIMHSLELLYPSSHVDLFLSQDYANVHVRVQLLSFKHHSNDICARSFLGGKPMKLDQENGDLLIAVPMAGKQAIYGVIRLTIAKESWEEAALPDVVMLAETAGSAFENAKLYEQSNVLIHELQLINELTKRLNQSLQLKEIIQFATAELLQIFHADYCCVLQYDKVSNEFVVLSTNKEELLNQRFAGDYGFCGKILKTKEALIVSDYSDRTAISSKLMHLTDSQSLIATPMLVNAEVLGAILLTHRRPHFFSYDNYKLLQVLATHIGLAITNASLHSEVRRMVITDHLTGLHARHYLDEQIQARQRQDELGALVLVDIDHFKQVNDTYGHQVGDEILTQVSGIIRSVIRDSDIAARWGGEELAVYLPKVTTEQASRVAERIRARVCGQTTPTVTVSCGVSEWRGQDDKISVESLFYRADMALYEAKKTGRNRVFVG encoded by the coding sequence ATGGCTGAAGAGATACGCCCGCATGATGGCGAGACCTTCGTGTTGAACAGCCCGTTGCATGATTCATGCTCATACGCGGGTCTGGATGATCGGTCAGAGGCTTTGGGCCCAGATCTTCTGAAGGAGAGCTTCCAGCAATGGAGCACAGAAATCCCGGGATTGGGCGGAAACTATGTAACGGTGCTGTTTGATGGCAACGGTGCTGAAGTGTCGCAATTGAATGGGGAGGATACTGAAGCCTCCTATTATGGTGAGGCATTAAAGGAGCAGCTTCGGGCTATCGTCCAGGAGGCGCAGGACTCAGGCACTCTCCAGCAGCAATGGCAGCCCTTCGAGCTAGGGGTAATCATCGTCAACACCTGCTTGAGAGCGGTTCCTATTCGGCTACGCAGTACGGGGCGCTCGATCGCTGTGCTGGGGATGATTCAGTGGGGGAGCAAGGTGCTGCGGGCAGAGGAGCTTGTAGCGGCGGCCAGACACTTTCGCTCCTGCCTGTTCCATCGTCTGGAGCATATGTATATACAGCAGCTCATGCTTGAGCAGCAGCAATCGATGAAGGAAGCACAGCGAAGAGAGGCGCTATTGCTGGCGACCAAGCGGCTTCACGATCAGATTAATGTAACCTCTGTATTAAATGAAATTATGCACTCGCTAGAGCTGCTCTATCCAAGCTCGCATGTGGATCTCTTCTTGTCTCAGGATTACGCCAATGTGCATGTACGTGTGCAGCTTCTAAGCTTTAAGCATCATAGCAATGACATATGCGCTCGCTCGTTTCTGGGCGGGAAGCCGATGAAGCTTGATCAGGAGAATGGTGATCTCCTGATTGCCGTGCCCATGGCGGGCAAGCAGGCGATCTATGGCGTGATTCGTCTTACTATTGCCAAAGAGAGCTGGGAGGAGGCTGCTTTGCCGGATGTCGTCATGCTGGCGGAGACGGCTGGCTCAGCCTTCGAGAATGCGAAGCTGTATGAGCAGTCCAATGTATTGATCCATGAGCTGCAATTAATTAATGAACTGACTAAGCGCCTCAATCAGTCGCTGCAGTTGAAGGAAATCATCCAGTTTGCTACAGCGGAGCTGCTGCAGATCTTTCATGCGGACTATTGCTGTGTGCTGCAGTACGACAAGGTAAGCAACGAATTTGTCGTGCTGTCTACCAATAAGGAAGAGCTGCTAAATCAGCGATTTGCCGGAGACTACGGCTTTTGCGGCAAAATATTAAAGACGAAGGAAGCGCTCATCGTCTCGGATTATTCGGATCGAACAGCTATATCGTCCAAGCTCATGCATCTGACCGACTCGCAGTCGCTGATTGCGACGCCGATGCTGGTCAATGCAGAGGTGCTTGGAGCTATTTTGCTGACCCATCGCAGGCCGCACTTTTTCTCCTATGACAATTACAAGCTGCTGCAGGTGCTGGCTACCCATATTGGCTTGGCCATTACGAATGCATCTCTGCATTCAGAGGTGAGGCGAATGGTCATCACCGACCATCTGACCGGCCTTCATGCACGGCATTATTTGGATGAGCAGATCCAGGCCAGGCAACGCCAGGATGAGCTGGGGGCGCTGGTGCTGGTGGATATTGACCATTTCAAGCAAGTGAACGACACCTATGGGCATCAGGTGGGCGACGAAATTCTAACACAAGTAAGCGGCATTATCCGCTCTGTCATCCGGGACAGCGATATTGCAGCGCGCTGGGGCGGGGAGGAGCTCGCAGTCTATCTGCCCAAGGTGACGACAGAGCAGGCCTCTAGAGTAGCCGAACGTATCCGGGCGAGAGTGTGCGGTCAGACGACACCTACGGTCACGGTCTCCTGCGGCGTATCAGAGTGGCGGGGACAGGATGATAAGATTAGCGTCGAATCGCTGTTCTATCGTGCCGATATGGCATTGTACGAGGCGAAGAAGACGGGACGAAACCGGGTGTTTGTCGGTTAA
- the rpsD gene encoding 30S ribosomal protein S4 translates to MARYTGPKFKLSRRLGISLSGSGKELKRPFPPGQHGPGQRKKLSGYGVQLQEKQKLRHMYGLNEKQFRNLFDKAAKLKGIAGENFMFLLESRLDNLVFRLGFSNSRAGARQLVAHGHITVNGKKVDIPSYTVSIGDVIGLRERSRSLKAIKEALEGRVHIPNYLEYNDAAMEGKFIRLPERAELSQEIDEKQIVEFYSR, encoded by the coding sequence ATGGCACGTTATACAGGACCTAAGTTTAAATTAAGCCGTCGTCTGGGCATTTCCCTGAGCGGCTCCGGCAAAGAATTGAAGCGCCCGTTCCCTCCAGGTCAGCATGGCCCAGGACAACGCAAGAAGCTGAGCGGCTATGGCGTTCAATTGCAAGAGAAACAAAAACTGCGTCACATGTACGGTTTGAACGAGAAGCAATTCCGCAACCTGTTCGACAAAGCTGCTAAGCTGAAAGGTATTGCCGGTGAAAACTTCATGTTCTTGCTGGAAAGCCGTCTGGACAACCTCGTATTCCGTCTTGGCTTCTCCAACTCCCGTGCAGGTGCACGTCAACTGGTTGCTCACGGCCACATCACTGTTAACGGCAAGAAAGTGGACATCCCGTCCTACACCGTTTCTATTGGCGATGTAATCGGTCTGCGCGAGCGCAGCCGCAGCCTGAAGGCAATCAAGGAAGCTTTGGAAGGACGCGTTCACATTCCAAACTACCTGGAGTACAATGATGCTGCAATGGAAGGCAAGTTCATCCGCCTGCCTGAGCGCGCTGAGCTGTCTCAAGAGATCGACGAGAAACAAATCGTCGAGTTCTACAGCCGTTAA
- a CDS encoding flotillin family protein — MQEFLIIPTIVVGIIVILGLAFWARFKTVSPDEAMVVTGSFLGTKNTLTDDTGRRIKIVRGGGAFILPVFQKAEFLSLLSHKLDVSTPEVYTEQGVPVMADGVAIIKIGGSTEDVATAAEQFMGKPTEALKSEAQEVLEGHLRAILGSMTVEEVYRNRDRFAQEVQGVAAKDLKKMGLQIVSFTIKDVRDKHGYLDALGKPRIAMVKRDADIAEAEAVRDARIQKARAEEEGQKAELLRDTNIAEAAKEKELKVAAFKRDQDTARAEADQAYSIQEAKAQQTVVEEQMKIELVRKERQIDLETKEILRREKQYDSEVKKKADADRYAVEQAAEADKARKLREADALQYKIEAEARALAEQKRLEGLAVADAERAKGTAEAEVIRLRGLAEAEAKEKLAQAFEKFGEAAVLDIIVKMLPELAGKVAEPLQNIDKLTVVDTGKGEGAARVSNYVTELMATAPEMLKSVSGIDLEELVKGLTRSRTSKPVQLEAPAGQQTAAERSQGTEGETSDR; from the coding sequence ATGCAAGAATTTCTTATTATTCCTACAATCGTCGTTGGTATCATTGTCATATTAGGTTTGGCCTTCTGGGCTCGCTTCAAGACCGTAAGTCCTGATGAGGCGATGGTGGTGACCGGTTCGTTCCTAGGGACGAAAAACACGCTGACGGATGACACGGGACGACGCATCAAAATCGTGCGCGGAGGCGGCGCCTTCATCCTGCCCGTCTTCCAGAAGGCGGAGTTTCTGTCGCTGCTCTCGCACAAGCTCGATGTGTCGACGCCGGAGGTCTACACGGAGCAGGGCGTTCCGGTCATGGCCGACGGCGTGGCCATCATCAAGATTGGCGGATCGACAGAGGATGTTGCCACAGCGGCAGAGCAGTTCATGGGCAAGCCGACAGAGGCACTCAAGAGCGAGGCGCAGGAGGTGCTTGAGGGACATCTGCGCGCGATCCTCGGCTCCATGACGGTGGAGGAGGTCTATCGCAACCGCGATCGCTTTGCCCAGGAGGTTCAGGGCGTTGCGGCCAAGGATCTGAAGAAAATGGGGCTGCAGATCGTTTCCTTCACGATCAAGGATGTGCGCGACAAGCACGGCTATCTGGATGCGCTCGGCAAGCCGCGCATTGCCATGGTCAAGCGGGATGCAGATATTGCCGAGGCGGAAGCCGTGCGGGATGCCCGTATCCAAAAGGCGAGAGCGGAAGAGGAAGGGCAGAAGGCCGAATTGCTTCGCGATACGAATATCGCTGAGGCAGCCAAGGAGAAGGAGCTGAAGGTGGCAGCCTTCAAGCGCGATCAGGATACAGCGCGCGCAGAAGCAGACCAGGCGTACTCCATTCAGGAGGCCAAGGCGCAGCAGACCGTAGTGGAGGAGCAGATGAAGATTGAGCTGGTGCGCAAGGAACGCCAGATTGATCTGGAGACGAAGGAAATTCTGCGCCGCGAGAAGCAATATGACTCGGAAGTGAAGAAGAAGGCAGATGCCGACCGTTACGCGGTCGAGCAGGCGGCAGAGGCGGATAAGGCGCGCAAGCTGCGTGAAGCCGATGCGCTGCAATATAAGATTGAGGCCGAAGCGCGGGCGCTCGCCGAGCAGAAGCGGCTGGAGGGTCTGGCTGTGGCGGACGCTGAGCGCGCCAAAGGTACAGCCGAAGCGGAGGTCATTCGGCTGCGCGGTCTGGCAGAAGCCGAGGCGAAGGAAAAGCTGGCGCAGGCGTTCGAGAAATTCGGCGAGGCGGCTGTATTGGACATTATTGTGAAGATGCTGCCTGAGCTGGCTGGCAAGGTGGCTGAACCGCTCCAGAACATCGACAAGCTGACGGTGGTGGACACTGGCAAGGGTGAAGGGGCTGCCCGCGTGAGCAATTATGTCACGGAGCTGATGGCGACAGCGCCTGAGATGCTCAAGAGCGTATCCGGCATCGACCTGGAGGAGCTGGTCAAGGGGCTGACCCGTAGCAGAACGTCGAAGCCAGTGCAGCTTGAGGCGCCTGCTGGTCAACAGACGGCTGCAGAGCGCTCGCAAGGTACCGAGGGCGAGACGTCTGACAGATAG